The following are encoded in a window of Colletotrichum lupini chromosome 3, complete sequence genomic DNA:
- a CDS encoding tat pathway signal sequence has translation MVPKTTHALCAAYRSPFMIPKCCPVAGVLAHLVTLPTPPVYTTGNLEPTLFSLLQTFFLRLLFSSHSPLEALILFSHSLSSATQEAGNSRFNPFPAEVIVVTRGFTPSYNPLTLFWSHSPCLIWSPFLPSATTQVHRSHSPRQSDLLSKIRVQSEQTNHAVRHCPSHHHRVDTSLLGVFFPAHPLKLRPPRSSLLNTPLPRAPSRIVNFSPTNHLHTRLPTSSSPAELNRKDTSQTEPRRGTFLKKVSNPSFLPFSSDKKDLDLERISSAMPSQSIKTVLVGAAALLLCCHTGPAQAQQQKYVLHDNYDSSNFFNEFSFFDQPDPTKGSQIYTSAVTANNSGLAGYARGGIYLGVDSKTKGQGRQSVRVTSNKAFDTGLFVADIQHMPTSSCGVWPAFWMFGPNWPNSGEIDIIEGVNTQESNAVTLHTGPGCSITNDGTISSTTLKEKDCNAGSASTGCGQSTSSNQNYGDGFNAIGGGVYAVDFNSQAISVWFFPRSAIPGDVSSGNPVPSSWGQPLAKFNGGSGCDISSHFKQQNLVFNTALCGDWAGKVWEQNAECTALAPQCSDYVAANPQAFTEAFWLINSVKVYQADGGASAAAASVAPSAAAAGIPTALPSAPIPGVSAIPGATGLDSGGGRKYKGVWRLISVMVLFDDIYDSLFSLLLHLLDR, from the exons GACTCTGTTCAGCCTCCTTCAGACGTTTTTTCTTCGTCTTCTCTTCTCTTCTCACAGCCCCCTCGAGGCACTCATTCTCTTCTCTCATTCTCTCTCATCAGCCACCCAGGAGGCAGGCAACAGCCGTTTCAATCCTTTTCCGGCCGAAGTTATCGTCGTCACCAGAGGTTTCACTCCTTCTTACAACCCTCTGACTCTTTTTTGGTCCCATTCACCTTGCCTCATCTGGTCACCTTTCTTGCCAAGCGCAACGACACAAGTCCACCGGTCTCACTCACCGCGTCAGTCAGATCTTTTGAGCAAAATCAGGGTCCAGAGCGAGCAAACCAACCACGCTGTGCGTCATTGTCCATCTCACCATCACCGAGTCGACACGAGTCTCTTGGGAGTTTTCTTTCCTGCCCACCCTTTGAAGCTGAGGCCGCCGAGATCCTCTCTCCTCAACACCCCACTACCAAGAGCTCCCAGCCGCATCGT AAACTTCTCTCCCACCAACCACCTACA CACTCGACTACCTACCTCATCCAGCCCGGCAGAGTTAAACCGAAAGGATACAAGCCAAACAGAACCCCGAAGAGGAACATTTCTCAAAAAGGTCTCAAACCCCTCCTTTCTTCCCTTTTCATCAGACAAGAAGGATCTCGATCTCGAGAGAATATCCTCAGCCATGCCTTCTCAGAGCATCAAGACGGTACTGGTGGGCGCCGCCGCCCTCCTCCTCTGCTGCCACACCGGGCCGGCCCAGGCACAGCAGCAGAAGTACGTCCTGCACGACAACTACGACAGCTCAAACTTCTTCAACGAGTTTAGCTTTTTCGACCAGCCAGACCCGACCAAGGGCTCGCAGATCTACACGAGCGCCGTGACGGCCAACAACAGCGGCCTCGCGGGCTACGCCCGGGGCGGCATCTACCTCGGTGTCGACTCGAAGACCAAGGGCCAGGGACGCCAGTCGGTGAGGGTCACGTCGAACAAGGCATTTGATACGGGCTTGTTCGTCGCTGATATCCAGCACATGCCTACTAGCAGTTGCGGTGTCTGGCCCGCCTTTTGGATGTTTGGTCCCAACTG GCCCAACTCGGGTGAGATTGACATCATTGAGGGAGTCAACACGCAAGAGTCCAACGCCGTGACCCTCCACACGGGACCCGGTTGCAGCATCACCAACGACGGCACAATCTCCTCCACAACCCTCAAGGAAAAGGACTGCAACGCCGGCAGCGCCTCCACGGGCTGCGGCCAGTCGACCTCGAGCAACCAAAACTACGGCGACGGCTTCAACGcgatcggcggcggcgtctaCGCCGTCGACTTCAACTCCCAGGCCATTTCGGTCTGGTTCTTCCCGCGCAGCGCCATCCCCGGCGACGTCAGCTCGGGCAACCCGGTCCCTTCCTCCTGGGGCCAGCCCCTGGCCAAGTTCAACGGCGGTTCCGGGTGCGACATCTCCTCGCACTTTAAGCAGCAGAACCTCGTCTTCAACACGGCCCTGTGCGGCGACTGGGCCGGCAAAGTATGGGAGCAGAACGCCGAGTGCACGGCGCTCGCGCCCCAGTGCTCCGACTACGTCGCGGCTAACCCGCAGGCCTTCACCGAGGCGTTTTGGCTCATCAACTCGGTCAAGGTTTACCAGGCTGACGGCGGCGCGTCGGCTGCCGCTGCTTCGGTTGCTCCCAGCGCGGCTGCTGCTGGCATTCCGACGGCGCTGCCTTCAGCACCGATCCCTGGCGTCTCGGCCATTCCTGGAGCAACTG GTCTAGACTCAGGTGGTGGACGCAAGTACAAAGGCGTTTGGAGGCTGATTTCTGTCATGGTCCTTTTTGACGACATTTACGACTCATTGTTTTCACTTCTTCTTCATCTACTGGATAGATGA